The following proteins come from a genomic window of Cervus canadensis isolate Bull #8, Minnesota chromosome 3, ASM1932006v1, whole genome shotgun sequence:
- the C3H7orf25 gene encoding UPF0415 protein C7orf25 homolog, whose translation MSAHSMLCERITVAKELIKRAESLSRSRKGGIEGGAKLCSKLKAELKFLQKVEAGKVAIKESHLQSTNLTHLRAIVESAENLEEVVSVLHVFGYTDTFGEKQTLVVDVVANGGHTWVKAIGRKAEALHNIWLGRGQYGDKSIIEQAEDFLQASHQQPVQYSNPHIIFAFYNSVSSPMAEKLKEMGISVRGDIVAVNSLLDHPEELQPSESESDDEGPELLQVTRVDRENILASVAFPTEIKVDVCKRVNLDITTLITYVSALSYGGCHFIFKEKVLTEQAEQERKEQVLPQLEAFMKDKELFACESAVKDFQSILDTLGGPGERERAAMLIKRINVVPDQPSERALKLVASSKINSRSLTIFGTGDTLKAITMTANSGFVRAANNQGVKFSVFIHQPRALTESKEALATPLPKDCTTDNKH comes from the coding sequence ATGTCTGCACACTCCATGCTCTGTGAACGCATCACCGTAGCCAAGGAGCTGATCAAGAGAGCAGAATCACTTTCCAGATCAAGAAAAGGGGGCATCGAAGGTGGTGCCAAGCTGTGCAGCAAGCTGAAGGCGGAATTAAAATTCTTACAGAAAGTAGAAGCTGGAAAAGTAGCTATTAAGGAGTCCCACTTGCAGAGCACTAACCTGACACACCTCAGAGCCATCGTGGAATCAGCAGAAAACCTGGAGGAAGTGGTCAGTGTTCTCCATGTCTTCGGTTACACAGACACCTTTGGAGAAAAGCAGACCCTTGTGGTggatgttgttgcaaatggtggTCATACTTGGGTGAAAGCCATTGGCCGCAAGGCTGAAGCTCTGCATAACATTTGGTTGGGCAGGGGCCAGTATGGTGACAAAAGCATTATTGAGCAGGCTGAAGACTTCCTCCAGGCCAGTCACCAGCAGCCCGTGCAGTATAGCAACCCTCACATCATCTTTGCATTTTACAATAGCGTCTCCAGCCCCATGGCTGAGAAGCTGAAAGAAATGGGCATATCAGTGAGGGGGGACATAGTAGCAGTGAATTCTCTGTTAGATCACCCTGAAGAGCTCCAGCCCAGTGAGAGTGAATCAGATGATGAGGGCCCTGAACTTTTGCAGGTGACCCGGGTAGACCGAGAAAACATCCTGGCAAGTGTCGCGTTTCCTACAGAAATCAAGGTGGACGTGTGCAAAAGAGTCAACCTGGACATTACTACTTTAATCACCTACGTATCTGCCCTCAGCTATGGAGGCTGCCACTTTATCTTCAAAGAAAAAGTGCTCACGGAACAAGCAGAGCAGGAGAGGAAAGAGCAGGTTCTGCCGCAGCTGGAGGCATTTATGAAGGACAAGGAGTTGTTTGCTTGCGAATCTGCTGTCAAGGATTTTCAGTCTATTCTAGATACCTTAGGAGGACCCGGGGAGAGAGAGCGAGCTGCAATGCTGATTAAGCGAATTAATGTGGTCCCAGACCAGCCTTCTGAGCGTGCCTTGAAACTAGTGGCTAGTTCAAAAATTAACAGCCGCTCGTTAACAATTTTTGGGACAGGAGACACCCTGAAAGCCATTACAATGACTGCCAATAGTGGTTTTGTCAGGGCTGCCAACAACCAGGGTGTTAAGTTTAGTGTATTTATCCATCAGCCCAGAGCGCTTACTGAGAGCAAAGAGGCCCTAGCTACCCCCTTACCAAAAGACTGCACAACTGACAACAAACACTAA